Proteins encoded together in one Ignavibacteria bacterium window:
- a CDS encoding glycosyltransferase family 39 protein, giving the protein MTRKDKYFLGILLLIYTLYRIAVLLKPFSEINGYAIPDDAYLSLDIARNFADGKWFFYSEGTTSGFQPLYVFLMTPVFLIFKNDLITPVYISIAIQNIFGFGTVYFMYRLIRNIFEDDYSPFLSVLLFILLPVSIINMGNGLETSISFFFFVLVFYYLYKFQKEEFDKITFKQLFILGVLTGIAMLARIDNIMIIPGVAVWLITKGKGTKLFKQALFFLAGSAIVYFPYMVLMFSFTGDFFPVSGKAVHHIGRDMVENYAVGNSNMFELIRLSLQNIYTNYSVVIIFVLVGTLVYRIKSFACPWFSQSLKQHLPLVITALLLFFAYTFYLNAYWFYSRYFFPLSLFFAVITAFIINLLIYSFSSQGGKRSVFIVLIILFIFPNVIRTGFKDFFLGEYKNKGYEKIGEWVNGNFSAGTVIGCVQTGAIGYFSKDKTVINLDGVVNKDAYDAIQKKELINYIRSKKIEYFIDWDINHVFVARNSNGFKESDLFFVEPAGGIKTWGYNWYVYKVNY; this is encoded by the coding sequence ATGACAAGAAAAGATAAATATTTTCTCGGAATACTTTTACTTATCTATACACTTTATCGCATAGCTGTCCTGCTTAAACCATTCTCTGAAATTAACGGCTATGCAATACCCGACGACGCTTATCTCTCTCTTGATATAGCCCGCAATTTTGCTGACGGCAAATGGTTCTTCTACAGCGAAGGGACAACAAGCGGGTTTCAGCCTCTGTATGTGTTCCTGATGACACCAGTCTTTCTTATATTTAAGAACGACTTAATCACCCCTGTTTATATATCAATAGCAATCCAAAACATTTTCGGATTTGGTACTGTATATTTTATGTACAGATTAATAAGAAATATTTTTGAGGACGATTACTCTCCGTTTCTTTCCGTTCTTTTGTTTATACTCCTGCCCGTATCAATAATAAACATGGGTAACGGACTCGAAACATCAATATCTTTCTTCTTCTTCGTGCTTGTTTTTTATTATTTGTATAAATTTCAGAAGGAAGAATTTGACAAAATCACATTCAAACAATTGTTTATACTTGGTGTTCTTACCGGCATAGCAATGCTTGCAAGGATTGACAACATAATGATTATACCCGGAGTGGCAGTATGGCTTATAACGAAAGGCAAAGGCACTAAGCTCTTCAAACAGGCGTTGTTTTTCCTCGCTGGTTCAGCAATTGTTTATTTTCCCTATATGGTGCTCATGTTTTCCTTCACCGGTGATTTCTTTCCTGTGAGCGGAAAGGCAGTGCATCATATCGGCAGGGATATGGTTGAGAATTATGCTGTCGGAAATTCAAACATGTTTGAACTGATAAGACTTTCGCTGCAGAACATTTACACGAACTATTCGGTTGTAATAATATTCGTCCTTGTGGGTACACTTGTTTATCGTATCAAATCGTTTGCTTGCCCGTGGTTCAGCCAAAGCTTAAAACAACACTTACCGCTCGTCATTACCGCCCTTCTTTTATTCTTTGCATACACATTCTATTTAAATGCATATTGGTTTTATTCAAGGTACTTTTTCCCTTTAAGTCTGTTCTTTGCCGTAATTACAGCGTTCATTATAAATTTGCTTATATACAGTTTCTCGTCACAGGGCGGCAAGAGGAGTGTTTTTATAGTTTTAATAATATTATTCATATTCCCGAATGTTATAAGAACGGGATTTAAAGATTTCTTTCTCGGGGAATACAAAAATAAAGGTTATGAAAAAATCGGTGAGTGGGTTAATGGAAATTTCTCCGCAGGTACTGTAATAGGATGCGTACAAACGGGGGCAATCGGATATTTTTCTAAAGACAAAACCGTTATAAATCTGGATGGTGTCGTTAATAAAGACGCTTACGACGCAATTCAGAAAAAGGAACTTATAAATTACATAAGAAGCAAAAAGATTGAATATTTTATTGACTGGGACATTAACCATGTATTCGTCGCCCGTAATTCAAATGGATTCAAAGAATCAGACCTCTTCTTTGTCGAACCCGCAGGCGGTATAAAAACGTGGGGATATAACTGGTATGTCTATAAAGTAAATTATTAA
- the obgE gene encoding GTPase ObgE, with translation MFIDYTKIFIKSGDGGNGCVSFRREKYVPKGGPNGGDGGNGGNIVFRASAQLNTLVDFTYKRHHKAGRGVHGLGGDKNGKNGKDEVILVPCGSVIKNFETGEIVDELLYDGEEKIILKGGRGGKGNTHFKTSTNRTPRYAEKGKPGEEMTIIIELKLIADVGLVGFPNAGKSTLISKISAAKPKIADYPFTTLKPNLGIVKMHEYDSFVVADIPGIIEGASSGKGLGIQFLKHIERTRILLFMIDTTNLPHDGKNLLKEYKILLNELESYEANLMDKPRIVCFTKIDAISEELKKKLKNARTAGIDKIQISSITGENLQELKDLLWKKLKTLDK, from the coding sequence ATGTTTATAGACTACACAAAGATATTCATAAAATCAGGTGACGGCGGTAACGGATGTGTAAGCTTCAGAAGAGAGAAATATGTCCCGAAAGGCGGACCCAATGGAGGCGATGGCGGTAACGGCGGCAACATTGTTTTCAGAGCATCAGCACAGTTAAATACTCTCGTTGATTTCACTTATAAAAGACACCATAAAGCCGGACGGGGCGTGCATGGTCTCGGCGGCGATAAGAACGGCAAAAATGGTAAAGATGAAGTTATTCTTGTCCCCTGCGGAAGTGTTATTAAAAATTTTGAAACGGGTGAAATAGTTGATGAGCTGCTTTACGACGGCGAAGAGAAAATAATACTGAAAGGCGGAAGAGGCGGCAAAGGCAACACTCATTTCAAAACATCCACAAACAGGACTCCACGCTACGCCGAAAAAGGCAAGCCCGGCGAAGAAATGACTATTATTATAGAGTTGAAACTTATTGCCGATGTTGGACTTGTTGGGTTTCCCAACGCAGGCAAGTCAACTCTTATTTCAAAAATATCAGCTGCTAAACCAAAGATAGCAGATTATCCTTTCACGACATTAAAACCGAACCTTGGAATTGTAAAGATGCATGAATACGATTCGTTTGTTGTTGCAGACATTCCGGGAATAATCGAAGGAGCGTCGTCGGGAAAAGGACTCGGGATACAGTTTCTTAAGCATATAGAAAGAACACGAATACTATTGTTTATGATAGACACAACAAACCTGCCGCATGACGGAAAGAACCTGCTCAAAGAATACAAAATACTTCTTAATGAACTTGAGAGTTATGAAGCAAACTTAATGGATAAACCGAGGATAGTATGTTTTACAAAGATTGACGCTATCAGCGAAGAACTCAAAAAGAAACTTAAGAACGCAAGAACAGCAGGCATTGACAAGATACAAATATCTTCAATAACAGGTGAAAACCTGCAGGAACTAAAAGACCTGCTCTGGAAAAAACTTAAAACACTGGACAAATGA
- the surE gene encoding 5'/3'-nucleotidase SurE, producing the protein MNKKPLILISNDDGIDAEGIKALTKVIKKFAEVFVVAPHTQQSAVGHSITMADPIRAKKTLMFGDFYGYAVTGTPADSVKIGVHTLLKDRKIDLLISGINQGANTAINIIYSGTVSAATEGTILGIPSIAVSLTSYTYPDFSVAAKYASKLAKIVLKNGLPKGTLLNVNVPASKKVKGALLTKQGKSSWNDTYEIRYDPANRQYYWLTGSMHKTDRSREFDVKAVDDGYISVTPIHYDLTDYRFHEKMKKWRL; encoded by the coding sequence ATGAATAAGAAACCGTTGATATTAATATCAAACGATGACGGTATAGATGCCGAAGGAATAAAAGCACTAACAAAAGTAATTAAAAAGTTTGCCGAGGTGTTCGTTGTTGCACCGCACACGCAGCAGAGTGCAGTCGGTCATTCTATCACAATGGCTGACCCTATTAGAGCGAAGAAAACGTTGATGTTCGGCGATTTTTACGGCTATGCGGTTACAGGCACGCCCGCCGATTCAGTAAAGATAGGGGTCCACACACTTTTAAAGGACAGAAAAATAGACCTTCTAATATCCGGAATAAATCAGGGGGCAAACACAGCTATTAATATCATTTATTCGGGAACAGTATCCGCAGCAACCGAAGGAACAATTCTTGGAATACCTTCGATAGCCGTATCACTGACAAGCTACACATATCCGGATTTTTCAGTTGCAGCAAAATACGCATCTAAACTTGCAAAGATTGTATTGAAAAACGGACTGCCGAAAGGAACCCTGCTGAATGTAAACGTACCGGCATCAAAGAAAGTAAAAGGTGCATTGCTGACCAAGCAGGGAAAATCATCCTGGAATGATACTTATGAAATAAGGTACGACCCCGCTAACAGGCAGTATTACTGGCTAACTGGCAGCATGCATAAAACAGACAGGTCAAGAGAGTTTGACGTTAAAGCTGTCGATGACGGATATATCTCTGTTACGCCTATTCACTATGATTTAACCGACTATCGCTTTCATGAGAAAATGAAAAAGTGGAGGCTGTAA
- a CDS encoding PIG-L family deacetylase, whose translation MISKNSKICVVIAHPDDETIGCGGLISKAISNECKVKIVLPLRSNGKRSLTKWQQYIVNFKKACKEYGAEPVILNPLVFEHHIEKNFWKLTDRINTHLEWADTIITHSPGDVHASHRAISHIVEISTRPFRINKNVIFFEIPTSTDQGYENNFFPNLFVELSEQDVTQKCNAFKLYKNEFAPGRKPEDLRLHCVLRGRQIGAGYAEVFKIARLYS comes from the coding sequence ATGATATCTAAAAACAGTAAAATATGCGTCGTTATAGCACATCCAGACGACGAAACAATAGGCTGCGGGGGTCTGATAAGCAAAGCAATAAGCAATGAATGTAAGGTTAAAATAGTTCTTCCTCTTCGAAGTAATGGAAAAAGAAGCCTTACAAAGTGGCAGCAATATATTGTTAATTTCAAAAAGGCTTGCAAAGAATATGGAGCAGAACCTGTAATCCTTAACCCGCTTGTATTTGAACATCATATTGAAAAAAACTTTTGGAAACTTACGGATAGAATCAACACCCATCTTGAATGGGCTGACACAATAATCACTCACAGTCCGGGAGATGTTCACGCTTCTCACAGAGCAATATCTCATATTGTAGAAATCAGCACTCGTCCGTTCCGAATTAATAAAAATGTTATCTTCTTCGAAATACCCACATCCACTGACCAAGGATACGAAAACAATTTCTTTCCAAACCTTTTTGTAGAGCTTTCAGAGCAAGATGTTACACAAAAATGTAATGCTTTTAAATTGTATAAGAACGAATTTGCTCCGGGTCGGAAGCCTGAAGACCTGCGCTTACATTGTGTTCTCCGCGGCAGGCAAATTGGCGCCGGATATGCGGAGGTTTTTAAAATAGCAAGATTGTATTCCTAA
- a CDS encoding sugar transferase, which produces MYRVIKRLTDIILSLLFLFLSVPLIFIFALLIRLRSKGNIFYFQKRLSVNGRPFRMWKIRTMYSDSDKILSKHFSENPYAEIELEKYFCLRNDPRVVGLPGKYARKYSVDELPQFFNVIKGDMTLVGPRPVPIDEYNLFPPELRELRNSVKPGLTGLWQINGRSEMTIFEKLDLDIKYIKEKSLKTDFKILAKTPLSVISSKGAV; this is translated from the coding sequence TTGTACAGAGTAATAAAAAGATTAACCGACATCATCCTTTCTCTCCTGTTTCTGTTCCTTTCTGTTCCATTAATTTTTATTTTTGCGTTACTGATTAGGTTAAGAAGCAAAGGAAATATTTTCTATTTTCAGAAACGGCTTTCCGTAAACGGAAGACCTTTTAGAATGTGGAAAATCCGCACGATGTATTCAGATTCGGATAAAATACTCTCAAAACATTTCAGTGAAAATCCCTATGCTGAAATAGAATTGGAAAAATATTTCTGTTTAAGAAACGATCCACGGGTAGTTGGTCTTCCCGGAAAATATGCACGCAAATACAGCGTTGATGAGCTTCCTCAGTTTTTTAATGTAATTAAAGGAGACATGACTCTGGTTGGACCCAGACCCGTACCAATAGATGAATACAACCTTTTCCCTCCCGAACTCAGAGAATTAAGAAATTCAGTAAAGCCGGGCTTAACAGGACTCTGGCAGATAAACGGAAGAAGTGAAATGACTATTTTTGAAAAATTAGACCTCGATATTAAATATATCAAAGAAAAATCACTCAAAACGGATTTTAAAATTCTTGCAAAAACCCCTTTATCAGTCATATCTTCAAAAGGCGCAGTATAA
- a CDS encoding SDR family oxidoreductase — protein sequence MKILLTGATGYIGQRLLPVLLNEGHEVYCCVRDKLRFNAGKYVSNSNNLHVVEANFLKPETLNAIPADIDAAYYLIHSMSVSQSDFESLEADSAENFKTAISSTNAKQVIYLSGIVNDEKLSKHLSSRMKVEKILSSGSYALTTLRAGIIVGSGSASFEIIRDLVEKLPVMITPRWLNTRTQPIAIRNVIEYLSGVLGNKQTFNNSYDIGGKDILTYKDMLLKFAKVRNLKRKIFVVPVMTPRLSSYWLYFVTSVPYSLAVNLVNSMKVEVICRENNLQELLGISLIDYETAIRVAFDKIEHHEVASSWTDSLSTNSLDKGVSHYINVPTNGCFTDIRKRRYNNLERSLNKIFSIGGENGWYTGNLLWEMRGFLDKLVGGPGLRRGRKDSENIYAGETLDFWKVLLASREEKRLLLYAEMKLPGEAWLEFKIEVDHVVQTATFRPLGLLGRAYWYGVLPFHGFIFSGMLKKIAE from the coding sequence ATGAAAATATTACTTACAGGTGCAACGGGATACATAGGGCAGAGGCTTCTCCCTGTGCTTCTGAATGAAGGGCACGAAGTTTACTGCTGCGTACGGGATAAGCTAAGATTTAACGCCGGAAAGTATGTAAGCAATTCCAATAATCTGCATGTCGTAGAGGCAAATTTCCTTAAACCTGAAACGCTTAATGCAATTCCTGCTGATATAGACGCTGCTTATTACCTTATACATTCTATGTCCGTATCACAAAGCGATTTTGAATCACTTGAGGCAGACTCTGCGGAGAATTTTAAAACGGCAATCAGCAGTACAAATGCAAAACAGGTTATTTACTTAAGCGGAATTGTCAACGACGAGAAACTTTCAAAGCATCTCAGCTCACGAATGAAGGTTGAGAAGATTCTATCTTCGGGATCCTATGCATTAACAACTTTACGAGCAGGAATTATAGTCGGCTCGGGCAGTGCTTCGTTTGAGATTATACGCGATCTTGTAGAAAAGCTTCCCGTTATGATAACTCCGCGCTGGCTCAATACACGAACACAGCCGATTGCAATACGCAACGTTATTGAATATTTGTCCGGCGTTTTAGGAAATAAACAAACATTCAATAATAGTTATGATATAGGCGGTAAGGATATTCTCACTTACAAAGATATGCTTTTGAAGTTTGCAAAAGTTCGAAACCTGAAGCGTAAAATTTTTGTCGTTCCCGTGATGACACCGCGTCTTTCTTCGTACTGGCTTTACTTTGTTACGTCTGTCCCTTATTCACTCGCTGTGAATCTTGTCAACAGCATGAAGGTCGAAGTAATCTGCAGGGAAAACAACCTTCAAGAACTTCTGGGAATAAGTCTTATTGATTATGAAACCGCTATACGCGTGGCTTTCGATAAGATAGAGCATCATGAGGTTGCTTCAAGCTGGACAGATTCTCTTTCTACCAACTCGCTTGATAAAGGTGTTTCACATTATATAAATGTTCCTACAAACGGATGCTTCACGGATATTAGAAAACGCAGGTACAATAATCTTGAGAGGTCGCTGAATAAAATTTTCAGTATCGGCGGCGAGAACGGCTGGTACACTGGTAACTTGTTGTGGGAGATGAGAGGATTTCTTGACAAACTTGTCGGCGGTCCCGGACTTCGCAGGGGAAGAAAAGATTCGGAAAACATTTATGCGGGTGAGACCCTTGACTTCTGGAAGGTGCTGCTCGCAAGCCGAGAAGAAAAGCGTCTATTGCTTTATGCAGAAATGAAACTTCCGGGTGAAGCATGGCTTGAGTTCAAAATTGAGGTCGATCATGTAGTGCAGACGGCAACTTTCCGTCCGCTCGGATTACTTGGCAGAGCTTACTGGTACGGCGTATTGCCGTTTCACGGGTTTATTTTCAGCGGTATGCTTAAGAAAATAGCCGAATGA
- a CDS encoding DUF4199 domain-containing protein, translating into MKKISIEIKWTLIFAAMTLVWLVLEKLAGFHSAHIDKHHIVTNFIAIPAIAVYVFAFLDKRKKYYGGTMTYMQGFLCGVIITLFVTILSPLTQSIVSYVITPEYFPNAIKHAVSTGAMTQQDAESYFNNSNYVMMGLMGAPVMGLITTAVVAIFTRKKGEPRNAA; encoded by the coding sequence ATGAAAAAAATCTCTATTGAAATTAAATGGACTCTCATCTTTGCCGCAATGACGCTCGTATGGCTTGTCCTGGAAAAACTTGCAGGATTTCATTCGGCACACATTGACAAGCATCATATAGTCACAAATTTTATTGCTATACCCGCAATAGCAGTATATGTGTTTGCTTTTCTTGACAAGAGAAAGAAATACTACGGCGGTACGATGACTTATATGCAGGGTTTTCTCTGCGGAGTGATAATAACCCTGTTTGTTACTATACTGTCTCCGTTAACCCAGTCGATAGTTTCGTATGTAATAACCCCTGAATATTTTCCAAATGCTATAAAGCACGCAGTAAGCACCGGCGCTATGACACAGCAGGATGCAGAGAGTTATTTCAACAACTCGAATTACGTTATGATGGGACTTATGGGCGCACCTGTAATGGGGCTTATTACTACAGCCGTCGTTGCAATTTTCACAAGAAAAAAAGGCGAACCCCGGAATGCAGCATAA
- a CDS encoding methylated-DNA--[protein]-cysteine S-methyltransferase — MQHKFAKTQIETPLGTMIAGGTDKGICLLEFADRDVLNKEMQSISSSLELQITDGECIHFPLLVKDIAEYFKGKLKKFTVPVVMTGTEFQNTVWKTLLKIPYGTTWSYKQEAEKLGSPKSVRAVANANGQNRISIIIPCHRVIGSNGTLTGYGGGLWRKKRLLEHEAKHSSFT, encoded by the coding sequence ATGCAGCATAAGTTTGCAAAGACTCAGATAGAAACACCGCTCGGAACTATGATTGCCGGCGGAACGGATAAGGGTATCTGCCTGCTTGAGTTTGCAGATAGAGATGTGCTCAACAAAGAAATGCAAAGTATATCGAGCAGCCTTGAATTGCAAATCACAGACGGCGAATGCATACACTTTCCCCTGCTGGTAAAAGATATTGCAGAGTATTTTAAAGGAAAGTTGAAAAAGTTTACAGTGCCTGTTGTTATGACAGGCACAGAATTTCAGAACACGGTATGGAAAACACTCCTGAAAATTCCATACGGCACAACATGGTCTTACAAGCAGGAAGCGGAAAAACTCGGCAGTCCCAAATCTGTAAGAGCAGTCGCAAATGCAAACGGACAGAACAGAATATCAATAATAATCCCCTGCCATAGAGTAATAGGCTCCAACGGCACACTGACGGGCTACGGCGGCGGTCTCTGGCGCAAGAAGCGGTTGCTGGAGCACGAAGCAAAGCACAGCAGCTTTACATAA
- a CDS encoding citrate (Si)-synthase — protein MILRDRLEEIIPGLRKEAAEVFALGPGEVIGEVTTEQVFGGMRGIKSMICDTSEVGLDTGLIVRGRPILDLVDILPEEMFYLLLTGELPDKKALEDLQWEIKRRNDVPFYVWNTINALPMETHPMVMLNSAVLVMENESFFRRRYEEGMPKERLWEPMLWDALSLIARIPIIAAYIYRRKFNKGPRINSDDTLDWAANYARLLGVEDPDGSFADLMRLYMVLHSDHEGGNVSALTTQTINSALSDIYFSISGGLNGLAGPLHGLANQECLRFIIKLRDDIGHTPSDTEVKEYCISLLNNKKVISGYGHAVLRVTDPRFTAFVNFGNKYLPDDEIFGIVKQLFNIVPKLLIEGGKAKDPWPNVDAASGSLLHYYGLTEYDYYTVLFSVSRILGLSAQLILNRALNRPIIRPKSVTTEWMKKQLTAMKEAKPAPEPKTEQKTEPKPKSK, from the coding sequence ATGATTCTAAGAGATAGATTAGAAGAGATTATTCCGGGACTGAGAAAAGAGGCAGCCGAAGTGTTTGCACTCGGTCCGGGTGAAGTAATCGGCGAAGTAACTACCGAACAGGTGTTCGGCGGGATGCGGGGTATTAAGTCAATGATTTGCGATACCTCTGAGGTCGGGCTCGATACGGGGCTTATCGTCAGAGGCAGGCCGATTCTTGACCTCGTTGATATTCTGCCCGAAGAAATGTTCTATCTTCTTCTTACGGGTGAACTGCCGGATAAAAAAGCACTTGAAGACCTGCAGTGGGAAATCAAAAGAAGAAATGATGTTCCTTTCTACGTCTGGAATACTATAAACGCACTTCCAATGGAAACTCATCCGATGGTTATGCTCAATTCGGCGGTTCTTGTCATGGAGAATGAATCTTTCTTCAGAAGAAGATATGAAGAAGGTATGCCTAAAGAAAGACTCTGGGAACCGATGCTTTGGGATGCTCTCAGTTTAATCGCACGCATTCCGATTATTGCTGCATACATATACAGAAGAAAGTTTAATAAGGGTCCGAGAATTAATTCTGACGACACTCTCGACTGGGCGGCAAACTATGCACGGCTTCTCGGCGTTGAAGACCCGGACGGCTCATTCGCTGATTTAATGAGGCTTTACATGGTGCTTCATTCTGACCATGAAGGCGGAAACGTTAGCGCTCTTACGACTCAGACAATCAATTCTGCCCTCTCAGATATTTATTTTTCAATCAGCGGCGGACTCAATGGTCTCGCAGGACCTTTACACGGTCTTGCTAATCAGGAGTGCTTAAGGTTTATTATAAAACTTCGCGATGATATCGGACATACACCCTCTGATACCGAAGTAAAAGAATATTGCATAAGCCTTCTCAACAATAAAAAGGTTATTTCCGGTTACGGACATGCGGTGCTGCGCGTTACTGACCCCCGTTTCACAGCCTTCGTGAACTTCGGAAACAAGTATCTTCCGGACGATGAAATTTTTGGAATCGTAAAACAGCTTTTTAACATAGTTCCTAAGCTATTGATAGAAGGCGGTAAAGCAAAAGACCCATGGCCGAACGTTGATGCTGCAAGCGGCTCTCTGCTTCATTACTACGGCTTGACAGAGTATGATTATTATACTGTCCTGTTCTCCGTATCGCGTATTCTCGGTCTTTCTGCACAGCTAATACTCAACCGTGCACTCAACAGACCCATCATCCGTCCAAAGTCGGTAACAACAGAATGGATGAAGAAGCAGCTCACGGCAATGAAAGAAGCAAAGCCCGCTCCCGAACCAAAAACCGAACAAAAGACAGAACCAAAACCAAAATCAAAATAA
- a CDS encoding metal-dependent hydrolase, with protein MKIKYHGHAFVEVDTGKHKILLDPFISGNPNCDVTLENIKCDYIIPTHGHGDNFGDTIELAKRNNATVIAIFELANYCSSKGVNAHPMNIGGAYSFPFGRVKLTIAHHSSSLPDGTYAGDAYGVIITIDGKTFYQAGDTGLFYDMKLIGEMHKIDVACLPIGDDFTMGVDDAVKAVEFINPANVIPIHYDTFDIIKSDANDFKRKVESIGKKCAIMKPGEVLEF; from the coding sequence ATGAAAATAAAGTATCACGGACATGCATTTGTCGAGGTTGACACGGGTAAGCATAAAATACTACTTGACCCTTTCATTTCGGGAAATCCGAACTGCGACGTAACGCTTGAAAACATTAAATGCGACTACATTATTCCGACGCACGGGCACGGGGATAACTTCGGCGATACAATAGAGCTGGCGAAGCGTAATAATGCGACGGTTATTGCGATTTTTGAGCTTGCGAATTATTGCTCATCGAAGGGAGTTAATGCTCATCCGATGAATATAGGCGGAGCATATTCTTTTCCGTTCGGAAGAGTAAAGCTGACGATTGCGCACCACTCGTCGTCTTTGCCCGACGGCACTTACGCAGGGGATGCCTACGGAGTAATAATTACGATAGACGGAAAGACGTTCTATCAGGCAGGCGACACGGGACTCTTTTACGACATGAAACTCATCGGCGAAATGCACAAGATAGATGTTGCGTGTCTGCCAATAGGCGACGATTTCACAATGGGGGTTGACGATGCGGTGAAAGCAGTAGAATTTATAAATCCCGCGAATGTAATCCCAATACATTATGACACATTCGACATAATAAAATCGGATGCAAACGATTTCAAGCGAAAGGTTGAATCAATCGGCAAGAAATGTGCTATAATGAAACCGGGTGAAGTTTTAGAATTTTAA
- a CDS encoding AAA family ATPase has product MQKVISISNQKGGVGKTTTAINLSSCIANLGIQTLLIDADPQANATTGMGLETSSSDSSIYEVLVTDKKASEAIQKTQIENLYIIKSHINLVAAELELVSLEHRELMLRNKLFELANENNGYDFRFVFIDCPPSLGLITLNSLNAADSVLIPVQCEYYALEGLSALLNTIKMVKNSFNPTLSIEGYLLTMFDSRLKLANQVEAELRKYFADKVFKTKIARNVKIGEAPSYGKPIVDYDPYSLGARHYADLAEEFVERNNITT; this is encoded by the coding sequence TTGCAGAAGGTAATATCAATATCTAATCAGAAGGGCGGAGTCGGTAAAACAACAACGGCTATTAACCTCTCGTCTTGTATTGCCAATCTCGGAATACAAACACTTCTGATAGATGCAGACCCGCAGGCAAACGCCACGACGGGCATGGGGCTTGAAACAAGCAGCAGCGACAGCAGCATATACGAAGTTCTTGTTACCGACAAGAAAGCATCTGAGGCAATACAAAAAACACAGATAGAAAATCTGTATATAATTAAGTCGCACATTAATCTCGTTGCCGCAGAGCTTGAGCTTGTCTCGCTTGAGCACAGGGAGTTAATGCTGAGAAACAAACTGTTCGAATTAGCGAATGAGAATAACGGTTACGATTTCAGGTTTGTGTTTATTGACTGTCCGCCGTCGCTCGGGCTTATTACATTGAACTCGTTGAATGCAGCGGACTCGGTGCTGATACCAGTACAATGCGAATACTACGCACTGGAGGGGCTTTCGGCATTGCTGAATACGATAAAGATGGTGAAGAACTCATTCAACCCGACACTGAGCATAGAAGGATATCTGCTGACGATGTTTGATTCAAGATTAAAACTTGCGAATCAGGTAGAAGCAGAGCTAAGAAAATATTTTGCTGACAAAGTATTTAAAACAAAGATAGCACGAAACGTTAAGATAGGCGAAGCGCCGAGTTACGGAAAACCGATTGTAGATTACGACCCGTATTCATTGGGCGCTAGACACTACGCAGACCTTGCAGAAGAATTTGTAGAAAGAAATAATATTACAACATAA